A window of Mytilus edulis chromosome 10, xbMytEdul2.2, whole genome shotgun sequence contains these coding sequences:
- the LOC139491594 gene encoding trafficking protein particle complex subunit 3-like: MSRQGTRGVDPRKVNGELFTLTYGALVAQLLRDYEDDDEVNKQLEKMGYNIGVRLIEDFLARNNSSRCNDFRETADIISKVGFKMYLGITPVVSNWSPAGDEFSLLIENNPLADFVELPPGHNNLNFSNLLCGVLKGALEMVQMDVDVRFVQDQLKGDNITELRLKFLRRLEDAIPVGED; encoded by the exons ATGTCTCGGCAAGGGACACGAGGAGTTGATCCTCGTAAAGTT aatggcGAGCTATTTACATTGACATATGGGGCACTTGTAGCACAATTATTAAGAGATTATGAAGATGATGATGAAGTCAATAAACAACTGGAGAAAAT GGGATATAATATTGGTGTTAGACTGATAGAAGATTTCTTGGCAAGAAATAATTCAAGTAGATGTAATGATTTCAGAGAAACTGCAGATATTATTTCAAAA GTTGGCTTTAAGATGTACCTCGGTATAACCCCAGTGGTCAGTAACTGGAGTCCTGCTGGTGATGAGTTCTCTTTACTTATAGAAAATAATCCTCTAGCAGATTTTGTAGAACTACCGCCAGGACataataatttgaatttttcTAATCTTCTGTGTGGAGTATTAAAAGGTGCATTAGAAATG GTACAGATGGATGTTGATGTGCGGTTTGTTCAAGAtcaattaaagggagataatataaCAGAATTGAGACTTAAATTTTTAAGACGTTTAGAAGATGCTATACCTGTAGGAGAGGATTGA